From a single Calothrix sp. NIES-2098 genomic region:
- a CDS encoding nitrogen fixation protein NifW → MTWDVEKFNQIVDAEEYFEFFQLDYDPQVVHVNRLHILKLFSQYIREIDNNNSAASQTEKLDLYCTALKQAYEVFLSSTPLQQKLFKVFKQKPNNIVMLTEIATS, encoded by the coding sequence ATGACATGGGATGTTGAAAAGTTTAATCAAATTGTCGATGCGGAGGAATACTTTGAGTTTTTTCAACTTGATTACGATCCTCAAGTTGTCCATGTTAATCGCTTACATATTTTGAAGCTGTTTTCTCAATACATTCGCGAAATTGATAATAATAATTCCGCAGCCAGTCAAACAGAAAAACTCGATTTATACTGTACGGCACTCAAACAAGCTTACGAAGTTTTTCTCAGTTCCACACCTCTACAACAAAAGCTGTTCAAGGTGTTTAAACAGAAGCCAAACAATATTGTCATGCTGACAGAAATCGCCACCAGCTAA